One genomic segment of Bacillota bacterium includes these proteins:
- a CDS encoding ABC transporter permease encodes MPLDKADNRKIAAWVARYLDWLPILLAIGIVWRRRWWRFLVGGINRPLIFLAIFAWNLKEPAVTAAGSYLRFLVPGLVVMAAVSASYTDLVNWFTLRRTYYRVLDEYLLAPISNASLLAGHVLGAAGKGFTIALAVFLAACLFVEGFHFAPLVFLQLFTICLTFACLAVAVAMLAGGDKDALMFTNLIVFPMTFFCGTFFPVERLPGFLKLGSWFLPLTAATYNLRSLALTGTGNLAWFCQSLGWFGILYFLAYYLLKLKRED; translated from the coding sequence TTGCCTCTGGATAAAGCGGATAACCGGAAAATTGCGGCATGGGTGGCGCGGTACCTGGACTGGCTGCCGATTCTCCTGGCGATAGGAATCGTCTGGCGGCGGCGCTGGTGGCGTTTTCTTGTGGGAGGAATTAACCGGCCGCTGATCTTCCTGGCCATCTTTGCCTGGAATCTGAAGGAGCCGGCAGTGACCGCTGCAGGCAGTTACCTGCGTTTTCTGGTGCCGGGGCTGGTGGTAATGGCGGCGGTCTCGGCCAGCTATACTGACCTCGTAAACTGGTTTACCCTGCGGAGGACCTACTACCGCGTCCTGGACGAGTACTTGCTTGCGCCGATTTCCAACGCCTCTCTCCTGGCAGGGCACGTCCTGGGCGCGGCAGGTAAAGGTTTTACAATTGCCCTCGCGGTTTTTCTCGCGGCCTGCCTTTTTGTTGAGGGATTTCATTTTGCACCTTTGGTTTTTCTCCAGTTGTTCACCATCTGCCTTACCTTCGCCTGCCTCGCCGTCGCTGTTGCAATGCTCGCCGGGGGAGATAAAGATGCTTTGATGTTTACCAACCTGATCGTTTTTCCCATGACCTTTTTCTGCGGGACGTTCTTCCCTGTAGAACGGCTCCCGGGTTTCTTGAAGCTCGGGAGCTGGTTTTTGCCCCTCACGGCTGCCACTTATAATCTGCGGAGCCTCGCTTTGACCGGAACCGGCAACCTGGCCTGGTTTTGCCAGAGCCTGGGCTGGTTCGGGATTCTCTATTTTCTTGCTTACTATTTATTAAAGTTAAAGCGGGAGGACTAG
- a CDS encoding ABC transporter permease, whose translation MSFGDSRDLRRQVLMPAWYPIIWEELVYWRSKFWLYLVTYMLSPLIFLLSFGFGVGQRLRLVMPGGMSYLEFLVPGVIALALFNNGVTSVTVRMFYTRLHYYSFEAYRVAPVGTFSLWLGYALAGTMRGLLAGLVVLGMVLLLIPGLGLNWRFFGSMALASFCFGSFGVLIGLLLRSFDDQALASEFIFVPMTFLSGTLLPVERLPALLQKLVWLFPLTPAAQLLRATLAGSGFPWESAVLVVGWTLFFFCAGWLRLSTSDV comes from the coding sequence GTGTCTTTCGGTGATTCTCGAGATCTCAGACGGCAGGTTTTGATGCCTGCCTGGTATCCGATTATCTGGGAGGAACTGGTTTACTGGCGGAGCAAATTCTGGCTTTATCTGGTGACATACATGCTTTCTCCGCTGATCTTTCTTTTATCCTTCGGCTTTGGGGTAGGGCAAAGGCTCCGGCTGGTCATGCCCGGCGGCATGAGCTACCTCGAGTTTCTCGTACCTGGTGTAATCGCCCTCGCCCTTTTCAACAATGGTGTGACCTCAGTAACAGTGCGCATGTTTTACACGAGGCTCCACTACTACAGCTTTGAAGCCTACCGCGTGGCCCCCGTAGGCACCTTTTCCCTCTGGCTCGGCTACGCCCTGGCCGGGACCATGCGGGGACTGCTGGCCGGGCTGGTGGTGCTGGGGATGGTTCTCCTCCTGATTCCCGGGCTTGGCCTTAACTGGCGCTTTTTCGGGAGCATGGCGCTGGCCTCTTTTTGTTTCGGCAGCTTTGGCGTCCTGATCGGTTTGCTGCTGCGCTCTTTTGACGACCAGGCCCTGGCCAGCGAGTTTATTTTTGTCCCGATGACTTTCTTAAGCGGTACATTGCTCCCGGTGGAGCGCCTGCCGGCTCTGCTCCAGAAGCTTGTCTGGCTCTTCCCCCTCACCCCTGCGGCTCAGCTCCTGCGCGCCACCCTTGCCGGGTCGGGGTTCCCCTGGGAGTCGGCTGTACTGGTCGTGGGCTGGACCCTCTTCTTCTTTTGCGCGGGCTGGCTCCGCCTGAGTACTTCAGATGTATGA
- a CDS encoding ABC transporter ATP-binding protein: MRSALEVHSVVKRYSRVTAVDGVTFSVAYGEIFGLLGPNGAGKTTTIRMLTTLTRPTSGELYVAGYSVQKNPVQVKKHIGVVPQQNNLERELTGRENLLLHALLHKMPKNAREQRIAELLAYVGLDGWAGERVQNYSGGMARRLLIARALVHHPPILFLDEPTIGLDPQTRRKIWDLILLMNRAGATVLLTTHYIEEAESLCHRVGIMDRGKLITLGSPGELKERLGSYCVEYLNEQGTERHFFAARHEARAFAAAQECDTVVRRTNLEDVFVELTGREGGELASG; encoded by the coding sequence TTGCGGAGCGCCCTTGAGGTGCACAGTGTGGTCAAGCGCTACAGCCGGGTTACGGCGGTGGATGGAGTGACCTTTAGCGTGGCCTACGGGGAAATTTTCGGGCTGCTTGGCCCCAACGGGGCAGGAAAAACAACCACCATCCGGATGCTGACCACTTTGACGCGCCCTACATCAGGCGAGCTTTATGTGGCCGGTTATTCCGTCCAGAAAAACCCGGTTCAGGTGAAGAAGCATATCGGGGTGGTGCCGCAACAGAATAACCTGGAACGGGAGCTGACGGGCCGGGAGAACCTGCTGCTCCACGCCCTCCTGCACAAAATGCCGAAAAACGCCCGGGAGCAGCGGATCGCCGAACTTTTAGCTTACGTAGGTCTGGACGGCTGGGCCGGTGAGCGCGTCCAGAACTATTCGGGAGGGATGGCCCGGCGCCTTTTGATCGCCCGGGCGCTGGTGCACCACCCCCCGATCCTGTTTTTAGACGAGCCCACCATTGGGCTTGACCCCCAGACCCGCAGGAAGATCTGGGATCTCATCCTGTTGATGAACCGGGCCGGCGCGACAGTCCTGCTGACCACCCACTACATCGAAGAGGCCGAAAGCTTGTGCCACCGGGTGGGAATTATGGACCGCGGGAAACTGATCACCCTGGGTTCTCCAGGTGAGCTCAAAGAGAGGCTGGGCAGCTACTGCGTGGAATACCTGAATGAACAGGGGACGGAGCGTCACTTCTTTGCCGCCCGGCACGAGGCGCGGGCCTTTGCCGCAGCGCAGGAATGCGATACCGTAGTCCGGCGCACCAACCTGGAGGATGTTTTCGTGGAGCTCACAGGGCGTGAGGGAGGGGAGCTTGCCTCTGGATAA